From Candidatus Binatia bacterium, a single genomic window includes:
- a CDS encoding (Fe-S)-binding protein, which produces MTEHALVGYDACIRCGLCLPSCPTYLETMTETSGPRGRISLMKAVAEERLDLLSPGFVGQMSECLDCRACEAACPSGVRYGSLLETARTQIRRAQAPDDAPRSQRIRDLVRSLFARPDRMRLAATLLRIAQQTGLIHAASLFGLRRAAQLAPKIPGDIFVARGQRYEAERPQGLAFLHAGCVMAVAFPGVHRATMRMLARAGLSVTVPAAQGCCGAIALHAGEMDFARELAKTNVAAFEQSGADVYVSNAAGCGSALKEYGELFEDDPEWAPRAAAFSQRVRDVTEVLDAMDLGSPKRALDANVTYQEPCHLAHAQRVTGAPRRLLARIPGLRLVEMEESAVCCGSAGIYNLTEPEMSSRLLRRKTGAIVRSGATIVATANPGCAIQVSAGLREANYPAQVRHVVELLDEAFT; this is translated from the coding sequence ATGACCGAGCATGCGCTGGTTGGCTACGACGCCTGCATTCGCTGCGGGCTCTGCCTGCCGTCGTGTCCGACCTATCTCGAGACTATGACAGAAACATCGGGACCGCGCGGCCGCATTAGTCTCATGAAGGCGGTCGCCGAAGAGCGGCTAGATCTGCTCAGTCCCGGCTTCGTCGGGCAGATGTCCGAGTGCCTCGATTGTCGCGCGTGCGAGGCTGCATGCCCGTCCGGCGTCCGTTACGGAAGTCTCCTCGAAACGGCGCGCACGCAGATCCGGCGAGCGCAGGCGCCGGACGACGCACCGCGCAGCCAAAGGATCAGGGATCTCGTGCGGTCGCTTTTCGCCCGGCCCGACCGCATGCGTCTCGCGGCGACGCTGCTTCGCATCGCGCAGCAGACGGGATTGATTCACGCGGCGTCGCTCTTTGGGTTACGCCGTGCCGCGCAGTTGGCGCCGAAGATACCCGGCGATATCTTCGTCGCGCGCGGCCAGCGGTACGAGGCCGAGCGGCCGCAGGGCCTCGCCTTTCTGCACGCCGGTTGCGTGATGGCCGTGGCCTTCCCCGGCGTGCACCGCGCGACGATGCGAATGCTCGCGCGGGCCGGACTCTCGGTGACCGTGCCGGCGGCGCAAGGCTGCTGCGGCGCGATCGCGCTCCATGCCGGCGAGATGGATTTCGCCCGCGAGCTCGCCAAGACGAACGTCGCGGCGTTCGAGCAGAGCGGCGCCGACGTCTACGTTTCCAACGCGGCGGGCTGCGGCAGCGCGCTCAAAGAGTACGGCGAGCTCTTCGAAGACGACCCGGAGTGGGCGCCGCGCGCCGCAGCGTTCTCACAGCGGGTGCGCGACGTCACCGAGGTGCTCGACGCGATGGATCTCGGCTCGCCGAAACGCGCGCTCGACGCCAACGTGACGTACCAGGAGCCGTGCCATCTCGCGCACGCGCAGCGCGTGACCGGCGCGCCGCGGCGTCTGCTCGCGCGCATCCCCGGTCTGCGTCTCGTCGAGATGGAGGAGAGCGCCGTCTGTTGCGGCAGCGCCGGAATCTACAATCTCACCGAGCCGGAGATGTCGTCGCGCTTGCTTCGGCGCAAGACCGGAGCGATCGTGCGCAGCGGCGCGACGATCGTCGCAACGGCGAACCCCGGTTGCGCCATCCAGGTGAGCGCGGGCTTACGCGAGGCGAACTATCCGGCGCAGGTGCGACACGTCGTCGAGTTGCTCGACGAGGCGTTTACCTAG
- a CDS encoding malate dehydrogenase, giving the protein MKKRIKVAVTGAAGQIGYALLFRIASGQMFGPETELELQLLELEPALGALGGIVMELDDCAFPLLRDVRYGSDVGEAMRGVNWAVLVGAVPRKAGMERSDLLRVNGAIFTEQGRAIDANAAEDVRVFVVGNPANTNALIAMSNAPKIPNDRFFAMTTLDELRARTQLAKKAGVGVGDVARVVIWGNHSTTQYPDFANARVGGKAAHEAIADRAWLENEFITTVQNRGAEVIKARGASSAASAANAAITGVYNLTHDTPAGELYSVGRCSHGEYGVDPGLIFSFPSRTENGVSYIVEGIEQGEFGRAKIEATLEELRKERDAVKELGLIPSN; this is encoded by the coding sequence GTGAAGAAGCGGATCAAGGTAGCGGTGACGGGCGCGGCCGGGCAGATCGGCTACGCGCTCCTCTTTCGCATCGCGTCGGGCCAGATGTTCGGTCCCGAGACCGAGCTCGAACTCCAACTGCTCGAACTCGAACCGGCGCTCGGCGCGCTCGGCGGGATCGTGATGGAACTCGACGACTGCGCCTTCCCGCTGTTGCGTGACGTTCGCTACGGTTCGGACGTCGGCGAGGCGATGCGCGGCGTCAACTGGGCGGTCCTCGTCGGCGCGGTTCCACGCAAGGCCGGCATGGAGCGCTCCGATCTCCTGCGCGTGAATGGGGCGATCTTCACCGAGCAGGGGCGCGCGATCGACGCGAACGCGGCAGAAGACGTGCGCGTCTTCGTCGTCGGCAACCCGGCGAACACGAATGCGCTCATCGCGATGAGCAACGCGCCGAAGATTCCCAACGACCGGTTCTTCGCGATGACGACGCTCGACGAACTCCGCGCCCGCACGCAGCTCGCGAAGAAGGCCGGCGTCGGCGTCGGCGACGTGGCACGGGTCGTCATCTGGGGGAATCACTCGACGACCCAGTATCCGGACTTCGCGAACGCGCGCGTCGGCGGCAAGGCCGCGCACGAAGCGATCGCCGACCGCGCCTGGCTCGAGAACGAATTCATCACGACCGTGCAAAACCGCGGCGCCGAGGTGATCAAGGCGCGGGGCGCCTCGTCGGCGGCATCGGCCGCGAACGCTGCGATCACCGGGGTCTACAATCTCACCCACGATACGCCCGCCGGCGAGCTGTACTCCGTCGGCCGCTGCTCGCACGGCGAGTACGGCGTCGATCCCGGCTTGATCTTCTCGTTTCCGTCGCGCACGGAGAACGGGGTATCGTATATCGTTGAGGGGATCGAGCAGGGCGAGTTCGGCCGTGCGAAGATCGAGGCTACCCTCGAGGAGCTGCGCAAGGAACGCGATGCCGTCAAAGAACTGGGGCTCATTCCCTCGAACTAG
- a CDS encoding STAS domain-containing protein, with protein MTHDQLGIDLTTDDGGRTLLFKLRGSLDLATSPTVRAAFNDATEKGSRHLIVDLTQLEFLDSTGLGVLIGAHRRLAEHDGSLRLVVADGSIARLLNITGLIGVFAVYNTLEDARREHDRVSVL; from the coding sequence ATGACGCACGATCAGCTTGGCATCGACCTTACGACCGATGACGGCGGGAGAACGCTCCTCTTTAAATTGCGCGGAAGCCTCGATCTCGCGACCTCGCCGACCGTGCGCGCCGCCTTCAACGACGCGACGGAGAAAGGCAGCCGGCATCTTATCGTGGATCTCACGCAACTCGAGTTTCTCGACTCCACCGGCCTCGGCGTGCTGATCGGCGCGCACCGTCGCTTAGCCGAACACGACGGGTCGCTGCGTTTGGTCGTGGCCGACGGCTCGATCGCGCGGCTGCTCAACATCACCGGTTTGATCGGCGTCTTCGCGGTCTACAACACGCTGGAAGACGCGCGCCGCGAGCACGATCGCGTCAGCGTGCTCTAG
- a CDS encoding DUF1835 domain-containing protein has translation MKRSAAALHITNGDGALYLLKKAGISGTHIAWRDALNEGPVPSGLSLESTSALRARYLADRGYESPIRLIHDFERRDSQIRRAGEFDEIVLWFEHDLYDQLQLLQTLTALEELELEPGRISVVQSDHYLANMTVDEILSLFPKRRTATPAIFKSARRSWERFTSATPADLYAAAGEDAIGLPFLRPALRRLCEEYPWRRDGLSRSQRHALYAVAQGPARTEELFSRAQAREEAYFLGERAFARMLDDLAIGEAALIESEEGMAVPTALGRRVLAGDADWLDEHAIDRWVGGVHLRGEPLARWDDDAERFV, from the coding sequence GTGAAGCGCTCGGCCGCCGCGCTTCACATCACCAACGGCGACGGCGCGCTCTACCTGCTGAAGAAGGCGGGGATTTCGGGCACGCACATCGCGTGGCGCGACGCGCTCAACGAAGGTCCCGTGCCCTCGGGCCTCTCGCTCGAGAGTACGAGCGCGCTGCGCGCGCGCTACCTTGCAGATCGCGGATACGAGAGCCCGATACGCCTCATCCACGATTTCGAGCGGCGCGACTCGCAGATTCGGCGCGCCGGCGAGTTCGACGAGATCGTGCTCTGGTTCGAACACGACCTCTACGATCAACTGCAGCTGCTGCAAACGCTCACCGCGCTGGAAGAGCTCGAACTGGAGCCGGGCCGCATCTCGGTCGTGCAGAGCGACCACTACCTTGCGAACATGACCGTCGATGAGATTCTCTCGCTCTTTCCGAAGCGGCGCACGGCGACACCGGCGATCTTCAAGTCGGCTCGCCGCAGTTGGGAGCGCTTCACGTCGGCGACGCCCGCGGATCTCTACGCGGCGGCAGGGGAGGATGCGATCGGCCTGCCGTTTCTCCGCCCTGCGCTGCGCCGGCTCTGCGAGGAGTACCCGTGGAGACGCGACGGCCTGTCGCGCTCGCAGCGCCACGCGCTCTATGCGGTCGCACAGGGCCCCGCGCGCACGGAAGAGCTCTTTTCGCGCGCGCAGGCTCGCGAAGAGGCATACTTTCTCGGCGAGCGCGCCTTCGCGCGAATGTTGGACGATCTCGCGATCGGCGAGGCCGCCCTTATCGAGAGTGAAGAAGGCATGGCGGTTCCGACCGCACTCGGCCGGCGCGTGCTTGCAGGCGACGCGGATTGGCTCGACGAGCACGCCATCGACCGCTGGGTCGGCGGCGTGCATCTGCGCGGCGAGCCCCTGGCGCGCTGGGACGACGATGCGGAGCGTTTTGTTTAG
- a CDS encoding S8 family serine peptidase, with amino-acid sequence MTALLFTLLWGCNAAQPTVSPLPGGLEPAARAAKAVCPAHRGEARCLALIEPGVDPATAGLTPTDFQSRYKLPSGTKGNGQIVAVVGAYDNPNVDSDLAAYRAKYSLGTATFTKYNQQGETSNYPQGSSSWGLESDLDVEMIAAVCPLCTIYLIEANGSDGADLETAETEAVKLGAHIVTNSWTCVGSSDCVNPRAFAHKHVTYVAASGDSGDGIGAPAAYATVVSVGGTLLTKNGSNYVETIWDPSEGGCAAGIKKPKWQHDTYCNGRLANDAGAVSWDVAAYDSYGYGGWFSVGGTSVSAPLVAGIFGLAGNASKQDGGRTFWQASHHKDLYVLGGSCNGYGYGPYTACTGWGSPKGIGAF; translated from the coding sequence GTGACGGCGTTACTTTTCACGCTTCTGTGGGGCTGCAACGCAGCCCAGCCAACGGTTTCGCCGCTGCCCGGAGGACTCGAACCGGCCGCGCGCGCGGCGAAAGCCGTCTGTCCGGCGCATCGCGGCGAAGCGCGCTGCTTGGCGCTGATCGAGCCTGGCGTCGATCCCGCGACTGCCGGTTTGACTCCGACGGATTTTCAAAGCCGTTATAAACTTCCGTCCGGAACGAAGGGGAACGGCCAGATCGTCGCGGTCGTCGGCGCGTACGACAACCCGAACGTCGATTCGGATCTCGCCGCATATCGCGCGAAGTACTCGCTCGGCACGGCAACCTTCACGAAGTACAATCAGCAGGGCGAAACGTCGAACTATCCGCAGGGGAGTTCTTCCTGGGGCCTCGAGAGCGATCTCGACGTCGAGATGATCGCTGCGGTCTGCCCGCTCTGCACGATCTATCTCATCGAAGCGAATGGTTCCGACGGCGCCGATCTCGAGACCGCCGAGACCGAAGCGGTGAAACTGGGCGCACACATCGTAACGAATAGTTGGACGTGCGTCGGATCGAGCGATTGCGTCAACCCCCGCGCGTTCGCGCACAAGCACGTTACGTACGTCGCAGCGAGCGGCGATTCCGGAGACGGCATCGGCGCGCCCGCGGCCTATGCAACCGTCGTCTCCGTGGGCGGAACCCTGTTGACGAAAAACGGTTCGAACTACGTCGAGACGATCTGGGATCCGTCGGAGGGCGGCTGCGCGGCCGGCATCAAGAAGCCGAAATGGCAGCACGATACCTACTGCAACGGCCGCCTTGCCAACGACGCCGGCGCGGTTTCGTGGGACGTCGCCGCGTACGACTCGTACGGTTATGGCGGATGGTTTTCCGTCGGCGGCACGAGCGTCTCGGCGCCGCTCGTAGCCGGCATCTTCGGCCTCGCGGGCAACGCGAGCAAACAAGACGGCGGCCGCACTTTCTGGCAAGCGTCGCACCACAAGGACCTCTACGTGCTCGGCGGCTCCTGCAACGGCTACGGCTACGGACCGTACACAGCGTGCACCGGCTGGGGATCGCCGAAAGGGATCGGAGCCTTCTGA
- a CDS encoding sialidase family protein, whose product MHRLGIAERDRSLLTARAARYALLCVVLAASCTAGNVHAPYASSAGFESERLWGTTADYRWEPVVAADPDSSWVYQLTTGQRPNYLLFRASSDSGTTWGVERHLCRRGVRVPFQYDPQMAVANGTIDVVCLDGFRPGVVFARSRDHGVTWTKAVRLDGRQHYSDKPTLAVSSDGKDVYVSYNDRYALYVASSHDGGSTWSSAVRATKRRGWYYSYGATVGSDGTVWFAVDGELGRNETGAGQIALVASSDGGVTWREVPFAATHEGQRCGVRHCYPDFFTGQDAVASDRHGNLVFVFARNDSKHAPNSLYVSRSSDDGKRWSAPALLNAAGNNTSPAIAAGPSAGDFRLVWQDDRNGPKTWNTWYARSTDGGTTWSGAIRLSNREDGAPYKHHGGYEFPFGDYLGLSVDGNGVNHVIWGEGSAVYVPGGTWWTRGP is encoded by the coding sequence GTGCACCGGCTGGGGATCGCCGAAAGGGATCGGAGCCTTCTGACGGCACGAGCCGCGCGCTACGCGCTGCTCTGCGTGGTGCTCGCCGCGTCGTGCACCGCCGGCAACGTGCATGCGCCCTACGCGTCCAGCGCGGGGTTCGAGAGCGAACGCCTCTGGGGCACGACCGCCGATTATCGTTGGGAACCGGTGGTGGCCGCAGATCCGGACTCGTCGTGGGTCTATCAGTTGACGACCGGGCAACGGCCGAACTACTTGCTCTTTCGCGCCTCGTCCGATAGCGGAACGACGTGGGGCGTGGAGCGCCATCTCTGTCGTCGCGGCGTGCGCGTGCCGTTTCAATACGATCCGCAGATGGCGGTCGCGAACGGCACGATCGACGTCGTCTGTCTCGACGGATTCAGGCCTGGCGTCGTCTTTGCGCGCTCGCGCGACCACGGCGTAACCTGGACGAAAGCCGTTCGGCTCGACGGGCGCCAGCACTACAGCGACAAACCGACGCTCGCCGTTTCGAGCGACGGAAAGGACGTCTACGTCTCGTACAACGACCGCTACGCGCTCTACGTCGCATCCTCGCACGACGGCGGTTCGACGTGGTCGTCCGCGGTGCGCGCGACGAAGCGCCGAGGCTGGTACTACTCGTACGGTGCGACCGTCGGCAGCGACGGTACCGTCTGGTTCGCCGTGGACGGCGAGCTGGGGCGCAACGAGACCGGCGCGGGCCAGATCGCGCTCGTTGCGTCGTCGGACGGCGGCGTCACCTGGCGCGAGGTTCCGTTCGCGGCGACGCACGAAGGGCAACGCTGCGGCGTGCGTCACTGTTATCCGGATTTCTTCACCGGGCAGGATGCGGTTGCGTCGGATCGTCACGGTAATCTCGTCTTCGTCTTCGCGCGGAACGACTCGAAGCACGCACCCAACTCGCTCTACGTCAGCCGTTCCTCGGATGACGGGAAGCGGTGGAGCGCGCCGGCACTGCTCAACGCCGCCGGCAATAACACGAGCCCGGCGATCGCCGCCGGCCCGAGCGCCGGCGACTTTCGGTTGGTCTGGCAAGACGATCGCAACGGACCGAAGACGTGGAACACGTGGTACGCGCGGAGCACCGACGGCGGCACGACGTGGAGCGGCGCGATACGCCTCTCGAATCGCGAAGACGGAGCGCCGTACAAGCACCACGGCGGCTACGAGTTTCCCTTCGGCGACTACCTGGGGCTTTCGGTCGACGGTAACGGCGTCAATCACGTGATCTGGGGAGAGGGATCCGCCGTCTACGTGCCGGGCGGCACGTGGTGGACGCGCGGGCCGTGA
- a CDS encoding Fe-S cluster assembly protein HesB has product MALFELPLRGAGGEPIDFARTVYSHGLAALAPASIEPDPLVYRRAFRVGDRVVEVAVRERGSRLVAETEARVGRRQAAALESAVARMFRLRDDLAPFYALIAGDGALGWAAKGAGRILASPTVFEDVVKTICTTNCAWSATIRMTGALAALGGGAFPDAAQLAATPASWYRDVARMGYRGPYVRAIARDVVSGKLDLESLYGPSSLTEEEVEEVLLALPGIGPYGAAHVMQLVGRHRNLVLDSWTRPKYRRLAGRKQAADATIRRAFARYREYAGLAFWLYLTREWVEE; this is encoded by the coding sequence ATGGCGCTCTTCGAACTCCCGCTGCGCGGTGCGGGCGGAGAGCCGATCGATTTTGCGAGGACGGTCTACTCGCACGGCTTGGCGGCGCTCGCGCCGGCTTCGATCGAGCCCGATCCGCTCGTCTATCGCCGGGCTTTTCGAGTCGGCGATCGGGTCGTCGAGGTCGCGGTGCGCGAGCGCGGCTCGCGGCTCGTGGCCGAGACGGAGGCCCGCGTCGGCCGGCGGCAAGCCGCAGCGCTCGAAAGCGCGGTCGCGCGGATGTTCCGGCTGCGCGACGATCTAGCGCCGTTCTACGCCCTGATCGCCGGCGACGGTGCGCTGGGATGGGCGGCGAAGGGCGCCGGGAGGATCCTGGCGAGCCCGACCGTCTTCGAAGACGTCGTCAAGACAATCTGCACGACGAACTGCGCCTGGTCGGCGACGATCCGCATGACCGGCGCGCTCGCCGCGCTCGGCGGCGGCGCCTTTCCGGACGCGGCACAACTCGCCGCCACGCCGGCGTCGTGGTATCGCGACGTCGCTCGGATGGGATACCGCGGTCCGTACGTCCGGGCGATCGCCCGTGACGTCGTCTCCGGGAAGCTCGACCTCGAATCGCTCTACGGCCCGTCGTCGCTGACCGAAGAAGAAGTAGAAGAGGTGCTGCTGGCCCTTCCCGGCATCGGACCCTACGGCGCCGCGCACGTCATGCAGCTCGTGGGGCGCCATCGCAACCTCGTTCTCGACTCCTGGACCCGGCCGAAGTACCGCCGATTGGCGGGAAGGAAGCAGGCCGCGGACGCGACGATCCGTCGCGCCTTTGCTCGCTACCGAGAGTATGCCGGCCTGGCGTTCTGGCTCTATCTCACCCGCGAGTGGGTTGAGGAGTAG
- a CDS encoding carboxypeptidase regulatory-like domain-containing protein: MRWLRAIPAALVILVSLPSHVVAGTTGGITGRVMDAQKHSPLAGVIVTATSPSQSAKSTSDESGTFRFLSLAPDTYALTFTKSGYDPVSQAGVTVIADQVQTYNVSMNPTLRTIARVTAQSGGSLVKAGTTSDVYSINASGQTARQGLSGAGSLNNAYGAIASVPGVMVDPGEVGWWQTVHVRGGDIDQVGYELDGIPVNRAYDNAPQTMLSSLGSQEVQVYTGGVPASSDAQGISGYVNQVIKTGTSPGYADANLSVGYPAFYHQASVEAGGSTPDRTFSYYIGIGGSNQAFNYVNNQNGSNIPDSFFYPVSPVPGNTCGASTCTSTPYDNGYVYTGAPSPVLFTSGLGYSLATQSLRDTIVNFHVGIPQANGLRDDVQALWMTSENLNQYYSSTNDFGANTVDALYGPLTWDDTYSYNGAVMQPFDQAAVKKYFYPSSPPHAFQGLLPNDIRDPNDNGVAVEKLQYQHEFSASSYLRLSGYMLYSNWDINGYNSDAQPYYGWELPYFLPDHTRGLNLSYVNQLSSAHLLSITGAYTYSNLQRWFATYFPSDWPVTSYVGTNGKCYDPSSGLQIGCYDQTQGTLSDPQPPPTYSCKTSPKLPACAAGVDPQWLVTKTFESGNQGLNQVNTAFTGYSINDQWRPDDKLNVNLGLRIEDFQYLFGDTSPNDPARQFWFNAYNAEFCFAPGVNNNKPIDRTQNGVGPCPSVNGVQTVPLAQSPYGALVNTSGGSYTTARFQPRLGVTYSLDSNDVLRGSFGVYARPPNSSWVQYNTIVEDLPKFLGNHFYGYGFNSPDHLIRPDTSYNYDLSWEHRVKGTDWSFKLSPFFRATRDQLQNFYIDPQGGLESGLNVGNQQSSGVEFAVQKGDFAQEGLSGALSFTYTHSQIRYQNFSGTNQNVIDQLNGYIRSYDAFLKGHGGYPCYFFEGYGYTPGAGTNNCKQPGVVQNPYYNQPYQNIFSDTAWYPTYDVIPGPAAAANGYAVPYVVTLLLNYRHQRFAVTNYWNFNSGAEYGAPTAWPGFDPTSCYAPPPSWVAAHGKAADPASCDDFGSLPLFIPDPFTKGYDNLGAFKQPWQLQMGVALSYDVSPRVTARLNFTNLLDICGQRGYAWDNPYVCAYGSLPTNFLYPSGNFYPNSISSRPPPQLQYPYAFWFNGNNTGFLGVVQPLQITGSVSVKL; the protein is encoded by the coding sequence ATGCGCTGGTTGAGAGCGATCCCGGCCGCTCTGGTCATCCTCGTATCGCTGCCGTCGCACGTCGTAGCGGGAACGACGGGCGGCATCACCGGCCGCGTCATGGACGCGCAGAAGCACTCACCGCTCGCGGGGGTGATCGTCACCGCGACCTCGCCGTCGCAGAGCGCAAAATCCACGAGCGACGAGAGCGGAACGTTTAGATTCCTCTCCCTTGCGCCCGATACGTACGCGCTGACGTTTACGAAGAGCGGATACGATCCCGTTTCGCAAGCGGGCGTGACCGTCATCGCCGATCAGGTGCAGACGTATAACGTCTCGATGAATCCGACGCTGCGCACGATCGCGCGCGTCACCGCGCAATCGGGCGGGAGTCTCGTGAAAGCAGGCACCACGAGCGACGTCTACTCGATCAACGCGAGCGGGCAGACGGCGCGGCAGGGTCTCTCCGGCGCGGGCAGCTTGAACAATGCGTACGGCGCGATCGCCTCGGTGCCCGGCGTCATGGTCGATCCGGGAGAGGTCGGCTGGTGGCAGACCGTGCACGTGCGCGGCGGCGACATCGATCAGGTCGGTTACGAACTCGACGGCATTCCCGTCAATCGCGCCTACGACAACGCGCCGCAGACGATGCTGTCGAGCCTCGGCAGTCAAGAGGTGCAGGTCTACACGGGGGGCGTGCCCGCAAGCTCCGACGCGCAAGGCATCTCCGGCTACGTCAATCAGGTGATCAAGACCGGAACCTCACCGGGTTACGCCGATGCGAATCTCTCCGTCGGCTATCCCGCGTTCTACCATCAGGCCTCGGTCGAGGCCGGAGGCTCGACGCCGGACCGCACGTTCAGCTATTACATCGGCATCGGCGGGAGCAATCAGGCGTTCAACTACGTGAACAATCAGAACGGCTCGAACATCCCCGACTCGTTCTTCTATCCGGTCAGCCCGGTTCCGGGCAACACGTGCGGCGCGTCCACCTGCACGTCGACGCCGTACGACAATGGCTACGTCTACACCGGCGCGCCGTCGCCGGTGCTCTTCACCTCGGGGCTGGGGTACTCGCTCGCGACGCAATCGCTGCGCGACACGATCGTCAACTTCCACGTCGGCATCCCGCAGGCCAACGGCTTGCGCGACGACGTTCAGGCGCTCTGGATGACGAGCGAGAACCTCAACCAGTATTACAGCTCGACGAACGACTTCGGTGCGAACACCGTCGACGCGCTCTACGGCCCGCTGACCTGGGACGACACGTACTCGTACAACGGAGCGGTGATGCAGCCGTTCGATCAAGCCGCCGTCAAGAAGTACTTCTACCCCTCGAGCCCGCCGCACGCGTTCCAAGGGTTGCTCCCCAACGACATTCGCGATCCCAACGACAACGGCGTGGCCGTCGAGAAGCTTCAGTACCAGCACGAGTTCTCCGCGTCGTCGTATCTGCGGCTCTCGGGATACATGCTCTACTCGAACTGGGACATCAACGGCTATAATTCCGACGCGCAGCCGTATTACGGCTGGGAGCTTCCGTACTTTCTGCCCGACCACACGCGCGGACTCAACCTCAGTTACGTCAACCAGCTGAGCTCGGCGCATCTGCTCAGCATTACCGGCGCCTACACGTATTCGAACCTGCAGCGCTGGTTCGCGACGTACTTCCCGTCGGATTGGCCGGTCACGAGCTACGTCGGTACGAACGGCAAGTGCTACGATCCGTCGTCGGGCCTGCAGATCGGCTGCTACGATCAAACGCAAGGGACGCTCAGCGATCCGCAGCCGCCGCCAACGTACTCGTGCAAGACGAGCCCGAAACTGCCGGCCTGCGCGGCCGGCGTCGACCCGCAGTGGCTCGTGACCAAGACGTTCGAGAGCGGGAATCAGGGGCTCAACCAGGTCAACACGGCCTTCACCGGCTACTCGATCAACGATCAATGGCGGCCCGACGACAAGCTCAACGTCAACCTCGGGCTGCGCATCGAGGACTTCCAGTATCTCTTCGGCGACACGAGCCCGAACGATCCGGCCCGCCAGTTCTGGTTTAACGCCTACAACGCGGAGTTCTGCTTTGCGCCTGGCGTCAACAACAACAAGCCGATCGACCGGACGCAGAACGGCGTCGGACCCTGTCCGTCGGTCAACGGCGTGCAGACCGTGCCGCTCGCGCAGTCGCCGTACGGGGCGCTCGTCAACACGAGCGGCGGCTCCTACACGACGGCGCGCTTTCAGCCGCGCCTCGGCGTAACGTACTCGCTCGACTCCAACGACGTGCTGCGGGGATCGTTCGGCGTCTACGCGCGGCCGCCGAACTCGTCGTGGGTTCAGTACAACACGATCGTCGAAGATCTGCCGAAGTTCCTCGGCAACCATTTCTACGGCTATGGCTTCAACTCGCCCGACCACCTGATTCGTCCCGACACGTCGTATAACTACGACCTTTCCTGGGAGCACCGGGTGAAGGGAACCGATTGGAGCTTCAAGCTGAGCCCGTTCTTCCGCGCGACGCGCGACCAACTGCAGAACTTCTACATTGATCCGCAGGGCGGACTGGAATCGGGGCTCAACGTTGGGAACCAGCAGAGCAGCGGCGTCGAGTTCGCGGTGCAGAAGGGGGACTTCGCGCAAGAGGGGCTCAGCGGCGCGCTCTCGTTCACGTACACGCACAGTCAGATCCGCTATCAGAACTTCAGCGGAACGAACCAGAACGTCATCGATCAGCTCAACGGCTACATCCGCTCCTACGACGCGTTCCTCAAAGGCCATGGCGGCTACCCCTGTTACTTCTTCGAAGGCTACGGCTACACGCCCGGCGCCGGCACGAACAACTGCAAGCAGCCCGGCGTCGTCCAGAACCCCTACTACAATCAGCCGTATCAGAATATTTTCTCCGACACGGCGTGGTATCCGACCTACGACGTCATTCCCGGACCCGCGGCGGCCGCCAATGGCTACGCGGTGCCTTACGTCGTCACGTTGCTGCTCAACTACCGGCATCAGCGCTTTGCGGTGACGAACTATTGGAACTTCAACTCGGGCGCCGAGTACGGCGCTCCGACGGCCTGGCCGGGCTTCGACCCGACGTCGTGCTACGCGCCGCCGCCGTCGTGGGTCGCGGCGCACGGGAAGGCCGCCGACCCGGCGTCGTGCGACGATTTCGGAAGCCTCCCGCTCTTCATCCCCGATCCGTTTACGAAAGGCTACGACAACCTCGGCGCTTTCAAGCAGCCGTGGCAGTTACAGATGGGCGTGGCGCTCAGTTACGACGTGAGCCCGCGCGTCACGGCGCGGCTCAACTTCACGAATCTGCTCGACATTTGCGGCCAGCGCGGCTACGCGTGGGATAACCCGTACGTCTGCGCCTACGGCTCGCTGCCGACGAACTTTCTCTATCCGTCGGGCAACTTCTACCCCAACTCGATCTCGTCGCGGCCGCCGCCGCAACTGCAATACCCCTACGCTTTCTGGTTCAACGGAAACAACACGGGATTCTTAGGCGTCGTGCAGCCGCTGCAGATCACCGGCTCGGTCAGCGTCAAGTTGTAA